The following proteins come from a genomic window of Tenebrio molitor chromosome 9, icTenMoli1.1, whole genome shotgun sequence:
- the Inos gene encoding uncharacterized protein Inos — MDIVVNSPNVKYAENHIETNYEYLYTKAEKLGTKIEVTPVTEHLVIRTHTKVPRLGVMLVGWGGNNGSTFTAAILANKEGLSWPTRRGVQKANWYGSITQASTVRLGGDVFVPLGKLLPTVHPDDLVIDGWDINSANLAEAMERAQVLEPGLQQQLRAKMALMKPRPSIYDEDFIAANQASRANNVIKGTKLEQIQQLCKDIENFKKKSNVDDVIILWTANTERFCDVLEGVNDTYANLKLAISSNHPEISPSTLFAYAAISMKCTYLNGSPQNTFVPGILEMADKCNVFIAGDDFKSGQTKIKSVLVDFLVSAGIKPTSIVSYNHLGNNDGKNLSAPKQFRSKEISKSNVVDDVVHSNEILYKPGEKPDHVVVIKYVPYVGDSKRALDEYTSEIMMGGVNTIVVHNTCEDSLLATPIILDLIILAELCSRIQMKRQGDSDREFVGFHSVLSLLSYLCKAPLVPPGTPVVNALFRQRACIENVMKACIGLPPDSNMLLEGKVPFLMGEDVDCEPHKKKIKIQNGRH; from the exons ATGGACATCGTCGTCAACAGTCCCAACGTGAAATATGCAGAAAACCACATCGAAACCAACTACGAATACTTGTACACCAAAGCGGAAAAGCTGGGGACCAAGATCGAG GTCACCCCCGTCACCGAGCATCTGGTGATCCGCACGCACACTAAGGTCCCCCGATTAGGGGTGATGCTGGTTGGATGGGGCGGCAACAACGGGAGCACCTTCACTGCTGCTATTTTGGCCAACAAGGAAGGGTTGTCGTGGCCTACGCGTCGCGGGGTGCAAAAAGCGAACTGGTACGGGTCCATCACCCAAGCCAGTACGGTCAGGCTTGGAGGTGATGTCTTCGTCCCGTTGGGGAAGTTGTTGCCGACGGTCCACCCGGATGATTTGGTGATTGACGGGTGGGACATCAATTCGGCCAATTTGGCAGAGGCGATGGAACGGGCTCAAGTTTTGGAACCGGGGTTGCAGCAGCAGCTGAGGGCGAAGATGGCGCTCATGAAGCCAAGGCCCTCGATCTACGACGAGGACTTCATCGCCGCTAATCAG GCCAGCCGCGCCAATAACGTAATCAAAGGAACCAAACTGGAGCAGATCCAGCAACTCTGCAAAGACATCGAAAACTTCAAAAAGAAATCCAACGTGGACGACGTCATAATCCTGTGGACTGCGAACACGGAACGCTTCTGCGACGTCCTGGAAGGCGTCAACGACACTTACGCCAACCTGAAACTCGCGATTTCCTCGAACCACCCTGAAATCTCCCCGTCGACCCTCTTCGCCTACGCCGCTATTTCCATGAAATGCACCTACCTCAACGGATCCCCCCAGAACACCTTCGTACCAGGGATACTCGAGATGGCCGACAAGTGTAACGTTTTCATCGCCGGGGACGATTTCAAATCGGGCCAGACCAAAATCAAGAGCGTCTTGGTGGATTTCTTGGTCAGCGCCGGCATCAAACCGACCAGTATTGTCAGTTATAACCATCTGGGCAACAATGACGGGAAGAATCTCTCTGCACCGAAACAGTTTCGATCGAAAGAG atATCCAAGAGTAACGTCGTCGACGACGTGGTCCACTCTAACGAGATTTTGTACAAACCAGGGGAAAAACCGGATCACGTGGTCGTAATCAAATACGTACCGTACGTCG gTGACTCCAAGCGTGCCCTGGACGAGTACACTTCAGAGATAATGATGGGAGGGGTCAACACCATCGTGGTCCACAACACTTGCGAGGATTCCCTCCTGGCCACACCGATCATCCTGGACCTGATCATCCTGGCCGAGCTGTGCTCCAGGATCCAGATGAAGAGGCAAGGTGACAGCGACAGAGAGTTTGTCGGTTTCCACAGCGTCCTTTCTCTTTTGAGTTATCTGTGCAAAGCACCCCTGGTGCCTCCAGGCACTCCGGTGGTCAACGCCCTCTTCAGACAAAGAGCTTGCATTGAGAATGTGATGAAAGCGTGCATAGGGCTCCCGCCAGATTCCAACATGTTACTCGAAGGGAAAGTGCCGTTTTTGATGGGGGAGGACGTGGACTGCGAGCCGCACAAGAAAAAGATCAAAATCCAAAATGGGCGTCATTAA